A segment of the Pseudoalteromonas sp. UG3-2 genome:
GATGCGGTCAACTAAGAAATTATATTGGCGTTTTCTTGGATGGCTTTCATTTTGAGTATAATTACTGAGCTCGCCAAGTTTGGTCTCTGGATTCGGATTCAAAATGATAAAAGGCAATGCCGCACTCACATGGTAGCGATTTTGGGCTGAGAACCGAACATTCACTTCTGGGGTTACGCGAGTGGGGCGACGTATCCGTAATTTGGTATCTTCGGCTAAACTGGCAACTCGGTATTTTTCTTGTTCAACTAACTGTAACCATTGCTCTTGGTCTATCCTTCTTGGGTTAGCATAGTTAGATGAACGGTTTAGCATTTCAAGTGCGACCTTTTTGCTTAATACTTTTGTTGCGTGCTTTTTCATCCATGTAAACCTAACGGAGTAAGGGGTTTCTGATTCAAAGTGGATCTTTCGATATGCGGCTAAAGTAAGTAAGTCGGGAACGGCAGCATGGACGGCCTCAAATCGGGCATCGTTATTTTCTATTTCTAAAATTGCTTTTTTAAATTCATCTTTCGCTTTATTCACGGCTTGAAGTCGAGACTTTATATTGTTGTTTCGATCGTTAATTAGCAGCAAACCAGGGTAACGTTGCACTAATTTTCCGCTTGCTTTGTCTTGCAAAAATAAATCTTGATATGCTTGCAAACAAAACTTCAATGCTTGTTCACCTTCATACTTTTTAACTTGGATTTCTTCAGGAGCTACTTTTTCATCTTCTTTTGTTGCT
Coding sequences within it:
- a CDS encoding DNA replication terminus site-binding protein, with the translated sequence MTTFSIRSTFDILNTHINQLVAEIKNADVKKASFYALPKATKEDEKVAPEEIQVKKYEGEQALKFCLQAYQDLFLQDKASGKLVQRYPGLLLINDRNNNIKSRLQAVNKAKDEFKKAILEIENNDARFEAVHAAVPDLLTLAAYRKIHFESETPYSVRFTWMKKHATKVLSKKVALEMLNRSSNYANPRRIDQEQWLQLVEQEKYRVASLAEDTKLRIRRPTRVTPEVNVRFSAQNRYHVSAALPFIILNPNPETKLGELSNYTQNESHPRKRQYNFLVDRIYLERF